A genomic window from Paenibacillus sp. FSL K6-0276 includes:
- a CDS encoding flagellar FlbD family protein produces the protein MISVTRLNGTPMWINALLVEMVEESPDTYITLVTGKRLIVLEKADEVITKIRNYNRDIGTYAATIKVQSMEELT, from the coding sequence ATGATATCGGTAACGAGATTAAATGGAACACCGATGTGGATCAATGCCCTACTGGTAGAAATGGTAGAAGAAAGCCCGGATACATATATTACGCTCGTAACCGGAAAAAGACTGATCGTGCTTGAAAAAGCTGATGAAGTTATTACGAAGATCCGGAATTATAACAGGGACATAGGCACATATGCTGCCACCATTAAAGTCCAGTCAATGGAGGAGCTAACATGA